ATTTTAAAGGATTTTATCaatgttaaatataattcgtgaagtataataaatataatctCCTACAAATAACTGTTTATACATGTTATTATTAGTACCCCTTTTTAGATGATATATGGGATCTGTATGAAGAATTTAATAAAACGATCATTGATGATACACGTATACAAACTAATaatttttgcgaaaatattccaaaaaaTCCAACTGATATCCATGAAAATCAAAAAGTGTTCTGTAAAAAACTTATAAGAAATTTGGTTTTATGTAATGATAACGAGAATGCTAAAGATTCTATAGATCGCTGTACTTATTTAAAGAAttggttatattttgaaaataagaAATGGCAACTTTCTGATACcataatacaaaatattttcagtGGAcctatttatttaaatgatgGAAATCCCATTAAACCTTGTAGTTATATTAGCAATGTTAAACCCTATGATAAAGATAAGGAACTAAACGATTTAGATGTTTTTATTACtaataatgaaatattaaaaagaatttataaaGAGAAAATTGAATCAGATGATTGTAAATTCAAAAGTTTTATATCgaaatgtattaaaaaatataaatcagAAATTGTAGAATTTTACCATAATGGACAACAAAACAATCTTTGTGATCAGGATATACCTTCATATTTAAagctttttaaaagaaa
The Plasmodium cynomolgi strain B DNA, scaffold: 1559, whole genome shotgun sequence DNA segment above includes these coding regions:
- a CDS encoding hypothetical protein (putative), translated to DIWDLYEEFNKTIIDDTRIQTNNFCENIPKNPTDIHENQKVFCKKLIRNLVLCNDNENAKDSIDRCTYLKNWLYFENKKWQLSDTIIQNIFSGPIYLNDGNPIKPCSYISNVKPYDKDKELNDLDVFITNNEILKRIYKEKIESDDCKFKSFISKCIKKYKSEIVEFYHNGQQNNLCDQDIPSYLKLFKRNYSDLSKIRTKNGNIPEINSDNIENFFKCSSIDKEQLVSSTTNTECSTTNTTPTVIGILAGIFSLLGLAYKVGMHLI